DNA sequence from the Calditerricola satsumensis genome:
TCTTCGGCCAACAAGGCCAAGAGCAAAACGGTGACGCACGCGAAAAGGGTGAACGCCAGCTTCAGGAAGGTATCGGCTCGCTCGGGCGGCAGCATGTCATGGGTCATGGCTCCCATCATGCCGCCCATGAGGCCGGACAGGATCCCTTCCAGTGTGGCCATGGGTGAGGAGGCCAGGGCGGAAAGCGCGCCAAGGAGCATGGCAAAGCCGCCCCCAATCCATAAAGCGGAGAAGAGGTCGCCGGTGAGCGCAGCTGTGCCGGCGCCGACGGTAAGGCCTCCCGCCATACCCAGGGTCATGGCGGCCATGCGGGCCGACTCCATGGACAACTTCCGGCGCCACCGCCGGCAGCAGACCGTCACGCCTAGGCTGATGAGGGTGACGAGCAGCAGCGTGGTCCACACCAGGTCAGGCATGTTGGCACCTCCGTTTCAGGCGATGGGGTATCCATGTGTATGGCGCCGGGCCGACGGGTAGTCCCTTTTTTCCGGACACCGTTCCGCCACATTTTCTTCACGCGTTTCTCACACAGCCCCTTTACGATAGACGGCAAAAGCGGGTTCCGCTTCGAAAGGGGCGGTTTCGCCCCGTTTCCGGTGAACCGGCACAAGAGAGGCGAACGTTCACCATTTCCTTGAGGAGGGAGAGACCATGCGCGCATTCCACGGGAAGTGGAAGGTGGCGCTTCTGGTTTTGGCGTTGGCGGTGCTGGCCGGCTGTTCGAGCGCCGACAAGGGCGGCACAACGGAGCACGTTGGCGGCCACGGCGCGGCGCCGGCGGCGACCGTCTCGAGCAAGCCGGCCCAGCCGACGAACGTGTTGCGTCCCGACCAAAACGGCGAAATCCAGCTGGTGGCGAAGGTAGCGAAGCAAGAAGTTGCCCCCGGTGTCGTGAAAGAGGTGTGGACATACAACGGCAGCGTGCCCGGCCCGGAAATCCGCGTCAAGCAGGGCGAGACCGTGCGCGTGCGCTTCAAAAACGAGCTCCCGGTTCCGACGACGATCCACTGGCACGGGCTGCCGGTGCCCAACGCGATGGACGGCGTTCCCGGCGTGACGCAAAACGCCGTCAAGCCGGGCGAAGAGTTCGTGTACGAATTCAAGGCGACCGTTTCCGGGACGTACATGTACCATTCCCACCAGGACAGCGCCAACCAGGTCGACCGCGGACTGTATGGCGCGATCGTGGTGGAAGAACCCCAGTCGGCTTACGATCGTGACTACACGCTGATGCTGGACGAGTGGATGAAAGACGACAACGCGGGCGGCATGGACCACGGGGCAATGGGCGGCATGATGCACGGATCGGGTGACGGCACGGCGGGGCAAAACATGGAGGGCATGCACGGAACACAGGGGACGCAAGGCATGCAGGGCATGCACGGAGGAAGCGGCGGTGCCGCGCAGGAGATGTCGATGACCGACATGATGCGGCAGCACATGAAGCTGTACGACATCTTCACCGTCAACGGCAAATCGGGCTCCCTCATCCCGCCGCTTAAGGTGAAGGAAGGGGAGCGCGTGCGCCTTCGCCTGATCAACATCGGCACCCTGCCGCACGCCCTGCACCTTCACGGCCATGCCTTCACCGTCGTGGCGCGCGACGGCCAGAGCGTTGCCGAACCGCGGCCGATGAAAGACCAGCTCGTGACCGTCGCGCCGGGCGAGCGCGTCGACATCGCCTTCACGGCGGACAATCCCGGAACCTGGTACCTGGAATCCCACGATGAGGGAACGGCGGCCGCCCCGGGCATGAAGGTGGCGATCCAATACGAGGGCGCATCGAAGCAAACGGACCGGCCCAACGAAACAGCCAAGCTGCCGGGGGTCGATTTGCTCAACTACGGGAAAGCGGAGAAAGGCCCCTTCACGCTGGATCAGAAGTACGACGTCGAATACACGATGGAACTGGGCACGGCGATGGGCAAAACGGGGATGGTCTTCACGATCAACGGCAAAACGTTCCCCGACACGCCGCCCATCCGCGTCAAGAAAGGCGATCTGGTCAAGGTGCGCCTCATCAACCGGTCCCCGATGGACGAGCACCCGATGCACCTGCACGGCCACTTCTACCAGGTGCTGAGCAAAAACGGCAAGCCGCTGACCGGCGCCCCGGTGATCAAGGACACGCTGAACGTCAAGCCTGGTGAAGAATACGTGGTCGCCTTCCGCGCCGACAACCCCGGCCACTGGATGTTCCACTGCCACGTGTTGCACCACGCCGCGGCGGGCATGGTGACGCAGGTGCGCTACGACGGGTATCAGTCGAAGGTGAAGCCGGATCCGAACGACAAACCCGAGTAATGTCTTTGTGTGCGGAATCGGGACGACCAGGGAGAGGAATGCTCTCCCTGGTCTTCTCCTCTTCGACGAAAAACGGCCATCGCCGCCTGCTGGATGAAAACGTCAATCCGCGGAGAAGCGGAGCGCAGGAACGGGGCGCAGGGAGAAGCGAATACAAGCCAACGGGGAGGGAACCGGAATGAGGAAAACGGGGAAGGCGTGGATTTTGGCGGCCGCCTTGGTTGGCATACTGGCCATCGGCGCGATGGGAAAATGGGATTTCGCCCTGTTCGGGATGGCCTTGCTTTGTCCGTTGGCCCACCTGTTGTTCCACGGTCGTCATACGGGGCATGGGAACCGCTCTGACCACAACCACCGCATCTCGTCTCATGATTGATGGGGTCGCGTGAGCCGGAAATGCGTGAGTTTGTGGCGGAAAGGAGGATCGGCTTGTGGTGCCGTTGAAGGATCGCCTGGCGCGATTCTCCGCCGTGCTGACATCCGGCTTGGCCTGCCTGGCCTGAATCCTGCCGGTCTTGGTGGTTCCGCTCGGTCTGAGCGGCGCGCTCTTTTCGACGATGGCGTTCTTCGCAAAATACCAGTGGTGGTTTGTGGGCATCAGTGTTGGTACGTTGGCCGTTGCCCACTACCTGACATGGAAGCGTCGGCACGTGGTGCCGAGGACGCATGTGATGGTGTTGTGGGCCGCGACATTTCTTACGCTCGGTAGCGTGATGTTTGTGCTGTACACGTATGGGTATATCTAGAAGGAAGCGGGTCGAGAACGATGCCCACCCGAATCGTGTGGATCGCCTTGTTGGGCCTGCTGCTGGTTGTCGTCATGGGAATGGTTGTCGTTGTGGCGCAGCAAACCGGTTCTCGTTCGTCGACGGCATGGGAGTCTCTTTCCCCGGAAGCGCTGGAAAATGAACTGGGGAAAAGCGAGATGGTCATTGTCGACCTGCGCGAACCGGAGCTGTATCGGAACGGGCACATTCCTGGCGCAATCAACATTCCGTTTTATACGTTTCAGGCACGCTATCGGGAGCTGGACTCCAAAAAGCGGATCGTCTTCGTATGCCACACCGGACCGATGGGCGAAGCAAGCGCGCAGTTTTTGGTGGAAAAGGGCTATGCGCGCGTGGCCAATCTGGAGGGCGGCATGGCGCGGTGGCGCGGTCCGGTGACGCGTTGACCGAGGCGTGCCGAGCGTGAGGGGAGGTTTTCATGC
Encoded proteins:
- a CDS encoding multicopper oxidase family protein, which translates into the protein MRAFHGKWKVALLVLALAVLAGCSSADKGGTTEHVGGHGAAPAATVSSKPAQPTNVLRPDQNGEIQLVAKVAKQEVAPGVVKEVWTYNGSVPGPEIRVKQGETVRVRFKNELPVPTTIHWHGLPVPNAMDGVPGVTQNAVKPGEEFVYEFKATVSGTYMYHSHQDSANQVDRGLYGAIVVEEPQSAYDRDYTLMLDEWMKDDNAGGMDHGAMGGMMHGSGDGTAGQNMEGMHGTQGTQGMQGMHGGSGGAAQEMSMTDMMRQHMKLYDIFTVNGKSGSLIPPLKVKEGERVRLRLINIGTLPHALHLHGHAFTVVARDGQSVAEPRPMKDQLVTVAPGERVDIAFTADNPGTWYLESHDEGTAAAPGMKVAIQYEGASKQTDRPNETAKLPGVDLLNYGKAEKGPFTLDQKYDVEYTMELGTAMGKTGMVFTINGKTFPDTPPIRVKKGDLVKVRLINRSPMDEHPMHLHGHFYQVLSKNGKPLTGAPVIKDTLNVKPGEEYVVAFRADNPGHWMFHCHVLHHAAAGMVTQVRYDGYQSKVKPDPNDKPE
- a CDS encoding DUF2933 domain-containing protein; translation: MRKTGKAWILAAALVGILAIGAMGKWDFALFGMALLCPLAHLLFHGRHTGHGNRSDHNHRISSHD
- a CDS encoding rhodanese-like domain-containing protein, producing the protein MPTRIVWIALLGLLLVVVMGMVVVVAQQTGSRSSTAWESLSPEALENELGKSEMVIVDLREPELYRNGHIPGAINIPFYTFQARYRELDSKKRIVFVCHTGPMGEASAQFLVEKGYARVANLEGGMARWRGPVTR